One Gordonia mangrovi genomic region harbors:
- the manA gene encoding mannose-6-phosphate isomerase, class I — MRTLEGVVRPYAWGSRTAIASMRGKAVPSPHPEAELWFGAHPAGPASCLDADGQIDTDLLTAIDADPAAMLGAHTVERFGGRLPFLMKVLAAEEPLSLQAHPSADQARDGYERENALGLPIDASDRNYRDPWHKPELMVALTEFEALAGFRDPSETVELLRELQVAELDPYLGMLAGQPDSEGLRALFTTWLTLPDATITTLVPAVLAAAVQLLSSGTPRFAAELRTVLELGEVYPRDPGVLASLLLNRIHLEPGEGLYMPAGNLHAYLRGTGVEIMANSDNVLRGGLTPKHIDVPELLRVLDFTPAAVDDLVPSVRTVGAERVYVTAAPEFRLSRVELDGTGLRYASSICFDMPGPQILAVLAGTIEVRPAGGRAITVRAGQAVWIADSEPDVVVHASSSRAVFFRALVPVG; from the coding sequence ATGAGAACTCTGGAAGGCGTCGTGCGGCCCTACGCGTGGGGCTCCCGAACCGCGATCGCGTCGATGCGGGGCAAGGCGGTACCGTCTCCGCACCCGGAGGCCGAATTGTGGTTCGGTGCGCACCCGGCCGGCCCGGCGTCCTGCCTCGACGCCGATGGGCAGATCGACACCGACTTGTTGACCGCCATCGACGCGGACCCGGCCGCGATGTTGGGTGCGCACACAGTCGAGAGATTCGGCGGTCGGCTGCCGTTCCTGATGAAGGTGCTCGCTGCCGAGGAGCCGTTGTCGTTGCAGGCGCATCCCAGTGCCGACCAGGCGCGCGACGGGTACGAGCGGGAGAATGCGCTGGGCCTGCCCATCGATGCCTCCGATCGCAACTACCGGGATCCCTGGCACAAACCCGAACTCATGGTGGCGCTCACCGAGTTCGAGGCGTTGGCCGGATTCCGCGATCCGTCCGAGACCGTCGAGCTACTCCGCGAGCTGCAGGTGGCCGAACTCGACCCCTATCTCGGAATGCTTGCCGGGCAACCAGATTCAGAGGGTCTGCGGGCACTGTTCACCACCTGGCTGACCCTGCCGGACGCCACCATCACCACGCTGGTGCCGGCGGTACTGGCCGCTGCGGTGCAACTCCTCAGCTCGGGGACACCGCGATTCGCCGCGGAACTGCGCACCGTCCTCGAACTCGGTGAGGTCTATCCGCGTGATCCGGGGGTACTGGCGTCATTGTTGCTCAACCGGATTCATCTCGAGCCGGGTGAGGGACTGTATATGCCGGCCGGGAATCTGCATGCCTACCTGCGTGGTACCGGCGTGGAGATCATGGCGAACTCCGACAACGTGCTGCGCGGGGGATTGACCCCGAAGCACATCGACGTGCCCGAACTGCTGCGCGTCCTCGACTTCACTCCCGCCGCTGTCGACGATCTCGTCCCGTCGGTGCGCACCGTCGGTGCCGAACGCGTCTACGTGACCGCCGCACCCGAATTCCGGTTGTCGCGGGTGGAACTCGACGGCACCGGGTTGCGGTATGCGTCGTCGATCTGCTTCGACATGCCCGGCCCGCAGATTCTGGCGGTACTGGCCGGCACGATCGAGGTCCGACCGGCGGGTGGTCGAGCGATCACGGTCCGCGCCGGGCAGGCGGTGTGGATCGCCGATTCCGAACCCGATGTGGTGGTGCACGCCTCGTCGTCGCGGGCGGTGTTCTTCCGGGCGCTCGTCCCGGTCGGCTAG
- the eccE gene encoding type VII secretion protein EccE, which translates to MVMRGAPTTTATSPRPTRSSATVEQPEATHRGRRNLPLPTLVLIEGVLAAGLVGWAVSGSSLGWIALIIAALASLALIPLRGRRSMAGAWSHRAGFRWARARRATTDLIPASFDIPAGPQTGRTPLRTPTSGTDTIGARWVGDTLITVLRVSPGTPAVTYLTPAGATVSDPTGQLVPLDALAECINPFDIRLDSIEVISHGVRSWGGGPIAQTYHRTLGPLAATAHRSVLVVLRLNPLDCADAVARRGGGAVGALRTATISTRRVANRLSESGLRVAVLNAAEITTVTTQLSEGAPIDDMGEEWDSIAAGDLRFRSALIDPAVLDTVLSTIWVNTALSTTTTVRLRHDSEGGLEVSGMVRFAELPSAGRAVDSLPAGLTVLEGYQFDALAASLPIAVPGRLDRHLHGAHGDDALALLRAIRIPAGGCGQLVGADHSGRAVAVPLLGPDVRAVAVCAGPQVVGQVILRAIAIGAAVTVHSVRPTHWQNLIAQVGDQRRLALSSDRVQTPMGHRVAVYDGLTPPPAEPHTTHLTVLAPGDPRVTDLVPDAAVIVRQNPRAPQDISVTTAHERVAVTMVATPDEWKMLGR; encoded by the coding sequence ATGGTGATGCGGGGCGCACCGACAACTACCGCGACGAGCCCGCGACCCACGCGGTCGTCGGCGACAGTCGAGCAGCCCGAGGCCACGCACCGTGGGCGCCGGAATCTGCCGCTGCCCACCCTGGTGCTGATCGAGGGGGTGCTCGCGGCCGGACTCGTCGGGTGGGCGGTGAGCGGGTCCTCGCTCGGATGGATCGCGCTGATCATCGCAGCACTCGCCTCATTGGCGCTCATTCCGCTGCGCGGGCGCCGCTCGATGGCCGGCGCCTGGTCGCACCGTGCCGGCTTCCGCTGGGCTCGGGCCCGGCGGGCCACCACCGACCTCATACCGGCATCCTTCGACATCCCGGCCGGACCGCAGACCGGACGCACCCCGCTGCGGACCCCGACCTCGGGAACCGACACGATCGGGGCCCGATGGGTGGGCGACACACTGATCACCGTGCTCCGGGTGTCGCCCGGGACGCCTGCGGTGACCTATCTGACGCCGGCCGGCGCGACGGTGAGCGATCCGACCGGCCAGCTGGTGCCTCTCGACGCGCTCGCCGAGTGCATCAACCCGTTCGACATCCGGTTGGACTCCATCGAGGTCATCAGCCACGGTGTGCGCAGTTGGGGTGGTGGCCCGATCGCCCAGACCTACCACCGCACGCTGGGCCCGCTGGCCGCGACCGCCCACCGCTCGGTGCTGGTGGTGCTGCGTCTCAATCCTCTCGATTGCGCAGACGCGGTGGCCCGTCGCGGCGGCGGCGCGGTCGGAGCACTGCGGACGGCCACCATCAGTACGCGTCGCGTGGCCAACCGGCTGTCCGAGAGCGGCCTGCGGGTCGCCGTCCTCAATGCCGCCGAGATCACCACGGTCACCACCCAGTTGTCCGAGGGCGCACCGATCGACGACATGGGCGAAGAATGGGATTCGATCGCCGCCGGCGACCTGCGGTTCCGTAGCGCGCTCATCGACCCGGCCGTCCTCGACACCGTGTTGTCGACGATCTGGGTCAACACCGCACTGTCGACCACCACCACGGTGCGACTACGACATGATTCCGAGGGCGGACTCGAGGTCAGCGGGATGGTCCGGTTCGCCGAACTGCCGTCGGCGGGCCGTGCGGTGGATTCGCTCCCGGCGGGTCTCACCGTGCTGGAGGGATATCAGTTCGACGCCCTCGCCGCGAGTCTGCCCATCGCGGTCCCCGGCCGCCTCGACCGTCACCTCCACGGGGCGCACGGCGATGATGCGCTCGCGCTGCTGCGTGCGATACGGATACCGGCCGGCGGCTGCGGACAACTGGTGGGCGCCGACCACAGCGGCCGCGCCGTCGCCGTCCCGCTGCTCGGCCCGGATGTGCGGGCGGTCGCGGTGTGCGCCGGACCGCAGGTGGTCGGCCAGGTGATCCTGCGGGCGATCGCGATCGGCGCCGCGGTCACCGTGCACTCCGTGCGGCCGACGCACTGGCAGAACCTGATCGCGCAAGTGGGTGATCAGCGTCGGCTCGCGTTGAGTTCCGATCGGGTCCAGACGCCGATGGGTCACCGCGTCGCCGTCTACGACGGACTCACGCCACCTCCGGCCGAGCCGCACACGACACACCTGACCGTCCTTGCACCCGGTGACCCGCGGGTGACCGACCTGGTGCCCGACGCCGCTGTCATCGTGCGTCAGAATCCTCGCGCGCCACAGGACATCTCGGTCACAACGGCGCACGAACGCGTGGCCGTGACGATGGTCGCCACCCCCGACGAATGGAAGATGCTCGGCCGCTAG
- the eccB gene encoding type VII secretion protein EccB: protein MARQLTTRAQVNGYRFLLRRLEHALVRRDVRMLHDPMRSQIQALLVGTVLGLLVLGGCGVWGLIRPQGSVGDAKIAVSKDGGGNYVVIDGTLHPVLNLASARLITGSSESPASVSDGKLASYPRGPLLGIPGAPGALPASGHGGESYWTVCDTATVSPNVSGESITLTVIGERPQLGGSIDAATDDDAVLITNGGTTFLVYTVMRDGSPQTVRATVDTDSVPVMRALGLEDATPRQMSAGLLNAFPEVDPIEVPEISGEGRPGGLGDEDIRVGSVIKSVGIDDRTSYYVVLRDGVQQITESTAEILRLADRDGTAPVQTVAPGQIAATPTSARLPVDDFPERTPDLVDVDTAGTLCQAWSRGADDPAATTRLLIGRALPLPDGAEPVQVTSADGPGPGVDQVYLRPGTGEYIQVTGAEPDSDRAESRYFVSDVGIRFGVADAEAGEILGLGESPAKAPWSVISLLGSGPSLSRTGALVSHDGVAPDQDGRAIPEPGN, encoded by the coding sequence ATGGCCCGGCAGCTCACCACCAGGGCGCAGGTGAACGGTTACCGTTTCCTGCTGCGCCGTCTGGAACATGCACTGGTTCGGCGAGACGTGCGGATGCTGCACGATCCGATGCGCTCACAAATCCAGGCGCTGCTCGTCGGTACCGTACTCGGCCTTCTCGTGCTCGGCGGCTGCGGGGTGTGGGGTCTCATCCGGCCACAGGGCTCGGTGGGCGACGCGAAGATCGCCGTCAGCAAGGACGGCGGTGGGAACTACGTCGTCATCGACGGCACCCTGCATCCGGTGTTGAATCTCGCGTCGGCCCGCCTGATCACCGGCAGCAGTGAGTCCCCGGCGTCGGTCAGCGACGGCAAACTCGCGTCCTATCCGCGCGGTCCGCTGCTCGGGATCCCCGGCGCGCCCGGCGCGCTGCCGGCGTCGGGACACGGCGGCGAGTCGTACTGGACGGTATGCGACACGGCCACCGTCTCACCCAATGTGTCCGGGGAGTCGATCACGCTGACGGTCATCGGTGAGCGGCCGCAGCTGGGCGGTTCGATCGACGCCGCGACTGACGACGACGCGGTCCTGATCACCAACGGCGGCACCACATTTCTCGTGTACACCGTGATGCGTGACGGCAGCCCGCAGACGGTGCGGGCGACGGTGGACACCGACAGTGTCCCGGTGATGCGGGCACTGGGTCTCGAGGACGCCACACCCCGGCAGATGAGCGCCGGATTGCTCAACGCCTTCCCCGAGGTCGACCCGATCGAGGTGCCCGAGATCAGCGGCGAGGGTCGGCCCGGCGGCCTCGGGGACGAGGACATCCGAGTGGGTTCGGTGATCAAGTCCGTCGGCATCGACGATCGGACGAGCTACTACGTGGTCCTGCGTGACGGAGTGCAGCAGATCACCGAGTCGACGGCGGAGATCCTGCGGCTCGCCGACCGCGACGGCACCGCCCCGGTCCAGACGGTGGCGCCGGGTCAGATTGCGGCCACCCCGACATCCGCACGCCTGCCCGTCGACGACTTCCCCGAGCGCACACCGGATCTGGTGGATGTGGACACGGCGGGCACCCTGTGCCAGGCCTGGTCGCGGGGAGCCGACGATCCCGCCGCCACCACCCGCTTGCTGATCGGTCGGGCCCTACCGTTGCCGGACGGCGCCGAGCCGGTCCAGGTCACCTCCGCAGACGGTCCGGGCCCAGGCGTCGACCAGGTCTACCTCCGTCCGGGCACCGGCGAATACATCCAGGTGACCGGCGCCGAACCCGACAGCGACCGGGCCGAATCGCGATACTTCGTCAGCGACGTCGGGATTCGTTTCGGCGTCGCCGACGCCGAGGCCGGAGAGATCCTGGGGTTGGGGGAGAGCCCCGCGAAGGCGCCATGGTCGGTGATCTCGTTGCTCGGGTCCGGTCCGTCATTGTCGCGGACCGGCGCGCTGGTGTCCCACGACGGCGTCGCACCCGACCAGGACGGTCGGGCCATCCCCGAACCCGGGAACTGA